The genomic stretch AACTGGAGAACGCTGGATAACAACATTGAAGCAAAGAGAAAGATGTTCACACCTTGAGGTTTCTGGGCTGCTGCCGCTGCTCCAGAGTGTGTTTCCTGTGTAGTTCTCTCTGCCGCCTCCCGTTGTATTCCTCCTGGTTTTCGAGCTCCGTCTGGTGCTGCAGCCTCATGAGCTCAATGCGCAGCTTCTGGAGCATTTGCAGCTGCCTGCGCTCCATGTCCTGTGTGGACTCGTCCTGCCGGATCATCAGCGCGTGCTCCATCTCCTTCTGAGTCCTCTTCTTGTTCAGCTCCTGGGACAGGGGATTGTttgcaattttatttttaaaaaaatacaactgatGATCCTGATTGgttcagctgtttttttggTGTTCCTCAGAGATCTGAGTTaggtcctcttttttttaagttccaaatttaataaagtataaaatataGTTTTCTTCTTTAAACTGATTTAGATGACAGGTTTCTTTAATGATAATAAGTTTAATAAGTTAAGATAACATGTCACACATAAAATTGTTAATTGCTTAGCCATATGTAGTGGTTTAGCCTACAGCCTACAAATACTTTTCAGCACCTTTTACAATTTACCTGAAAAGTGAATTGTAGTCTTTTGATGTTTACATTGTGATCTGTTTTGTAGGAAATGACATTACCTCTCTGAGTTGCTCCTGTTCAAACTCATGCCTCCTGATCAGACTCCGGCGTTTGAGGGCCCTGCAGCTGCGGTCGTAGACCAGCCTCTGCTGGGCCAGCAGGTGAGCCTCTTCCTCCGCCTGAGAGCGCTGTATTGTTTCTTTGTGCCTGGACAGACGCTCCTGCTTCTCTTCCTTGGGTGTACAAGGGTCTTCACTCATCtcctgtaaaacacacacaaataaagagtTACATGAGCGTGATCAACTGAAGACAATGACTTATAATGTTGGTTTAATGTTCCAcagatgaaatgtttgaaataatgcTCATTGCACTATATTTGTTCATGTCACTGACGTCTTTGATCTTATCTTTGCAAATCCTGTACTCCTTTTTCTGATCCTCCAAGAAAGAAGTCAGCTCTCTCTTTTGCTGAGCAACAATCTGTTGCtgtatcctcctctcttctgctgCAACTGACTTCATCTGTGAAGAAACgttcaaatatgaaaataagCACCCTTCATTGATCTGTTAATAGCCATAAGTTTGACATGAAGTTACTTAAATCACTTTGTCATTCCCATACCTCTTTGTCAGTTTGAGCAGCGTGCCGTTTGGCCAGTCGTTCCAGCTCAATGTAAGTGTTGTTTGCATGTGTCTCTAATTCCTTCTGCAGCCGGAGCCTATGCTCATCCATCTCGGCCTTTAGCCTGTTCTCCAGGGCGATCAGCTGCTTCTGGTGCTGCCGCCGCATGCGCTTATACCCAGACATCTGCTCCCGCAGCTCAAAGTCCTGCTCATGCTCCTGGATCTACCTGATGACctggggagaaagaaaaaaggaagacgGTAGATAGATAAGTTAACGTGAGATATTTCTGTTGTGAAGGACAGCCACTGCTTTTAAGGTTCATACtcacaaaaaaggaaagttcCTAGATTTAAAGAGCTTCAACTGTGTAATTTCATTTACATTCTTAATAAATCCagtcctggttaaaaaaaaaaaaaaaagaggcaacaTGGTTTAATAAATCTCGTCAGCACCATTTCTGATAAATAAGTAAAGTGTATGTGGAACCATATGGGACAAACTGTGAAATAGGCTACATTTAGAATTTTAATGAGAATAGACAGAGAAATGCAGCAtttacaacttgacaaaatCCAAACTGGGGGTAGACATCAGGCAGGGATTTTTATGGAAAAGATATAAATGCAACAACACACATGAAagcagaggcagagagggaagcTGAGGATGGAAAAAATGACATCCATTAACAGGATCTGGTTGCCATGACTACAGATGTACAGCTGAGAACACAGACACCCctctccttcccctctcctccttacCCCCCGCCGCCAGCACGcgcacatacactcacacacgcacgcacgcacacagacacacgcgcGCGATGTAATGCATAAGCAGGGAAAGAGTATGAGCTGCGTACCAAAGATGCTGATTTGATGGTGGCAATGTGTTCACAGATCTTGCAGTCGAGAGACCGGCTCTTGTGAGAAGTAGGCCGCAGCTCTGGCCTGGTGTCCCTGTGCACAGCCTCATCCCTCACGCAAGCAtggtcctgcagggggggaggaaaaggaggagataGTGGGGCTGGGTGCTTCCCAGGCCCTCCGCACTCGCCGATTTTGCTAGAGCTGCTATTATTGCCGAATCTCCCTGAATGCAGCACACATCCAGCTTTAAATGCATCCTTCCCCTGCTTGATCCCCCGCTACTGGCTACAAGTTCTTCCTACGAGAGAAAAGGACATAGCCAAACAATTGCAGGCACCACCGAGAAGGCAGCTTCTAGATGTAGTCGTCTTTTTTATCCGGCGTCCCCCTTTTCCCAAAGAGAAGGAACCAAACGGCTCCGGTGGAAAAGGGTGAATTATGCAATGCCTACCATTGATAATCGGAGAAAGATAACACAGGGTTGAATTTTACTGCCACTCTCCTTTTCCGTTTCAAAATGCAAGAAACGGTGGGGAGGAAAAACACTTTCCCTGTGTTCCAATGGTTGCATGTAGTAGCATATTTAAAAAGATCAGATTCAGATAAGGCACATCCAAACATGGTTTTCCCTCGAATATGTCGCTTGATGATCCGTTTGTATTCCACTCCAATTTCTGTCCTACATTTACAGCGCACTTGGTCATGGTAGGTGGTTCTGGTGCCTTCTATTCATCTCTTTCCTCTGTCCCTCTTCTACACTCCCCCTTCCTTTAAAGAGACACCGCAATACTACAGCCTCATCTCACGCTGTCTCCCCCCTTTTATTCCTACACATACTGATAAGATTTTCGTATTCTTGGAGCTAattttaaagtaaatgaaaTTAGTGTCACTTTTGGGAGATTATTCAGAACTATCACGCTCTGCAGGCTGTTGTTACATATTGCaatgttgttggtttttttttaaaataataatattatctCATGTTAggagtttaaataaataaaatgattagtCCATGGGAGTAATGCTTGAAAGTGGAAATCTCAATACATTATTCATAGGCATAGGTGTATGGACAGGTGCACCACCTGAATAGTGCACCTGAAAAAAATGGCATAGTGACACCATGTGGTCAGTTAGGTGTCTGCATGTTGTACAGTTAGTAAATAGGCTAACTGTACATTTAAGAAAAGCACATTGTGTTCACTGCACGATGTTAGTTCAACAGATTTGCACCTATAAAATAGCCGTCCATTGCCATTTTGGATTGTGTGGGAAACTTATCTTCTGGTCAtatatagactgtataaaacatgaccTTATTGACCtcactcattggtttctgaagacgCATTTTGAAGCCCAACTAAGAAGGttaccatgttggaaatgctatctcaacaTAACTTTCAATCAGTCTAATAACAGGAAAAAAGGTAGAGTTGAGCTTAAGCCTCCTACAATCAGTATGTGCAAACCTCATAGTCAAGTCAGCCTTTTCCTAATCATTTAATAAAACGCTTAGCCTTAATATCATCCTAAAGGCTAAATTATAAGAAAATTCAAACCATGTACAGTTTTTGTTCTGGAACCTAATGAGGACTCCTGTGTAGGCTTTtgtagccagcctcaagtggacacttgaggaactgtgGCCTTTTTTACACTACCCCTTTGGCAAGTGCAGAAAAAAGCATTGCCTGCTTGCCTTAGTTTAATAATTTATCTTATCTACAACAAATTTGGTGCATACCATATTCAAATAACTCCAATAAAACTTAATAGCTAATTTTTGGTTTCTATATCACTTAATGTTTGTCTGTAATCATAATGACATCGCCTTATACCTATTTTAATGCTTGCACCCAAGTTTTGCAGATTTGTACCTTTAATTCCAGTAATCCAAtgcaaaatatttcaaacaattTTTGTAGGGTTGTTTCTACAATCTTCAGTAAAAATGATCGCTGCAAAACTGTTGTTAGGTCggtttttattcttaaattCAGCTTGCTGGCCACATTCAATCACCAGAGATGATGAAGTCTTATAGTGACCACTCTTTGAACAGCCCAGTGAAATGCCGACATGTTGCATCTTTGCAATGGTcggaaaaatatgttttattgattACCTTGCTATGGCACCTTCTGACCCAAACAAGCTCCTCTATGGTGTAACACAGTGAGTGGCTGTCTGAAAGCAAGTGAAGCAGCTCAAATATGATTGGCTACCAACCCTGTCCTCCACTAATATAATCTTTAAAATTATAGTTCTGATTTTAAAGACACTTAGGGGCGATCAGCAGATGAATgaaaaatcaaacagttctTCATCCCTGTTAATATGAGCAATGTTTATCATAGATTAGGGGGGTCTATTTTAAGGGTTCTGTTGACACACGTCATTTATGTCGATAACAGTGTGCTTTTTAACTGCTCCTTCTGTAATTCAAACAATAACATCTAACTCTGCTGTCATGAATGATCTATTTGTTGACACTGagtgagtaaaaaacaaaacaatctctcTCTAGGTTCCCTTTGTGTGTAATATTCAGGTAAAGCACTAGATGTCACTGTTGCCTTTTGGGTGGCCTTCATCAGATCCGCTTTGTATCTATCGGTTACCCTTTACCTTGTAAGCTGTCTTGAACTGTCAGAGCTGAATCATTACATCATCACAGTTTCTCGATTGCCGAATACCTTCATTTCATCGAGCTCCTGGCAATGATGTCCTCAAGAACGCTACATGACCGCAGTGATTTCAAacagattttttgggggggctaaTTTGGAGGAAATCTAGAGAGTGAAAATTGTActcatacaaaaaaataaagcagtgtCCAAATATCAAACCAAACAGGACTGTTAGTGCCCTCTGGTGGTACATTTGACAAAAATTGGATAAACTATGACAAAAGGAGCAAAGATTCATAATTAATTAAGATTATACTGACTGAATTGGTCCTCTTATCTGTTAAGGAAAATTATAAGTAAGGAAAGACACTCATAAagaatgtatttgtttattttcatggcAGAAGCTTACATGTGCCGAAGatagaaaatgttcattatGGCTGCTCATTCAATGCAGCAGTGTGCAACTCTTAGTACGAACACAAAATAgatctgcagcttttaaaacaaatacaatgcaTGTATATGATTCATTTTCTACTATATTACCCTGATACACACAAGCAGAATTACTTGTAATGTAATAGTCAGCAACTACTGTATCACCCTTAAAAAGCTGACAAGtttgtcgttgttgtttttctaaataaagacttaaaaagtgcaaggaaaaacacattacattatGTTTTAAAACGAAGGCCATGCCAACCCTTTAGAGTTGACgtgcaaaaaaacactttatgttCAGAGTCACTTCTGAGAGGTATTGCTCCGTGTGCATTTAATTAGTATTATATAGGAACCTCTTAGCATGAAAACTCACTATTTCAGTAAATTTCATTGACTGCTGTACTCTAACAAACAATTATCTCTTTTCTTATGTCAAAGCTTACAAACAATGAAGCAACAAACAATGAGGGCCACATTTAACTGTAGACCCAAAGTCAGCTCACTACTGTCACTCTTCACCGTCCTGTGTCTGTCTGATCTGCACCGGAATTACGATCTCATTGGTTGTTTCACTGAGGGACGTCCCGGGGGTGGGGGCCTCTACGGACAACACGCCGTCACCAGAGAGAGAAGAACTGATGTGCTGCAGGTCAACTCCCTGTGGCAgccttaaagaaataaagaagtttATCACCATCGAACATCATCATCTACAAATCACACACATCAAAAATCATCTTGTCCAGTCGAGACATTTTGGAGGTTTGAAGTATTTACCGTAATGAAGCCCTGCAAGTCACAGAGAGggatcttttttattttgtatggtCAAGTTAAGAAAAGTCTGTAGCATATGTcggcaacaaggcaattcaaaatGCTTCACACACAACATCAAGAGCATCATGACAAAGAGAAAAGTAATCTTTCTCTTACAAGATGATTATCATGTTCAAATAAGTTGTTGGATAATGATCATGGGCACAAACAAGTTATTGTCCTGTGCAAACATGTGATAATAAGAAGTTGTTATCTTGTGTGAGCTAGTTATAATCTTGTGGGAACAAGTTATTATCCTGTAGAACAAGATAATTATCCTATGCAAAAGGTTAGAATTTTgtaggagaaatacaaaaatcttGTGTAAACAAGATCAGTTGTGTGCACAAGGTATTCCTGAAGGTAATTTTTGTGTATGCACAAGATATGAAATTATCTTTTTCCACTTCCGGGGCTCCACAGTCTTTACTTTTTGCCTTGTTATTTTGTATCCATGTTTATATAGCCTTCCTACAAGTTTATCCATTAGTTTATATTCCTAATCTTTTCATATAATACACAGCAACCATATTTAATCTAACAGAGATCTACGACAATTGATTTAAAGTAACAAAGTTGTCTTATTCTCAATGTAACTTACTTGTATTTCCGGGTGAAGCACCTTGAAACCGATCCATGCTCATCCTGCTTTTCCTCATGATTCCCTAGTATTAACAATAAAGCTTCAGTATGTGCACAAAGAATGTTAACTTATTACAATATTTGtgtcacattttacaaacagcTTATGGAAAAAACAGGCCTTTTTAATATACCTGATATTTGCAAATAACCCTCCTTGGTTGAGATTGTAATTTCCTCAGGTGAGAAGTGATTGACATCCAGTTTAATCCTCCAGCTGTCCTGCCCTGTCTGGATCTCTGACACTCCACCTGTCAGCTGCCTCACACCCTTTTCATTCACCGGTGCAGGGCGCTGACCACAAAACGGAGGCAGAAGAGGAGTTTGTGTATACCCAGGCCAGGAGAAAGATGCCATTCTCCTCTTCGCCCAGTTTAACCAGTCCAGATCACTGGAGTCAAGGAAAGGAGGGAGGCCAAAATCCTGGGCAAAGATGAGGTTTGGCTGAGTCCAGTTTGGGAAAGGGTCCCACCTGACATCTCGGCGGAAAATGGGACGGGATAGTTCTTTATTTTGGTCACCCATATCTTAGAAAATCCGTTCAAAATAAGGGAGGAGGATGCTGAAACTGTTAGCCTGAAGCTCCACCCGCACAAACAAGTCTCGATTTATGAGCTTGACGCTTAACTAAAAGGAGTTCAACAGACAGTGAGCTTGAGGTCTGAGGAAAAGGCTCCTGTGCTCAGGCACTTTATATACCCAGCTGATTCATTTTGACACTTGTGATCTAAGGGTCGAGAATGAGCTGTGGTGTTACTCCCTGGTTGCCCCGGGACCTGGAGAGGATCATGctaattatttgtatttatatctcTGGAGAGTCTGTGGCAAGTTGTTGGTGAGTGACTCTGAGGGCAACAAGCAGATGGATTATACAGCACTGGCCTTTGCAGTCTTGTCACATACTGGTGCCCTTTGTCCAGAGAAATCACAGCCTTGTGTTGTGTGAGGGAACAGCCAGGACATTCAGTAACGCAGTAAACAACACAGCTTGTCTCTAAAGGAAAGGTTGAATGAAAACACTCAAGACTAAATAACATGGTCATGTGTCGGTAGGGGAATTTATAATGCTTAAGTcctgtttgataaaaaaaaaaaaaaaaatagaaagaggaACTGGATGAGTGATGCCGTTGAGTGATTGTGAGGAATTTTGCATCTAGAGCTACGACCTCATGTGCTATGTTGAACAAATAATGACCCCAGCCTTCGAGACATAAATCCAACTACTCCCCAtcagagagaaatgttttttattaatgttacaTTCCATTAGTGTTCATCCAGAGCATTAGCCAAATATATTAGCAGCTCAGGATTGAGCACAGCATGGTAGAAATACAAAGATGCATGATGCTCAGCACCACCATCTTATCTTAGCAGGTTCATTCCAGTAAATGCTACATATTGTGGGTAAACCCAGAATGTGAGCTTGTAGATCAACAGTCAACAAGATTTGAAAAGTAAGTTAGGCAATGGAAATGGAAACTGAGTGGAAAGTTAAAGGTAAACAAGTCAGAAATTCCTGCACGttagatgttgaaaatgttataTATGATAATTCGGATAAAGGATATAATCTTTACACCAATACTTTGGGAAACCTCTTTAACACCTAAATCTCAAACAGCAGCCTGGaattgtgtttcttcttcataaTTTGGCTGTAAGTGTCATAAGATGTGCCATTAGTTAGTGCTTTGGCTCCCTTTTCCTTCATTACTTCAGTTTTCATTATATTGAAGTTATTTGGCATTACTGTGTGATGTGAGCGGCAGAgtttaaatgaaaaatctaTTCACACAATTTTTGATCAATTCACACATTTGGAAACAGCTTTGCAACAGTTAAAGCTCCAATTCTttaggttaaaggtcacatattttgcaaaatacactttaacatgattttctaacactaatgtgtgtCCCTAGCTTGTCTGAAAAAAACCCAATGTTGAGAAAAGTCaattttctctgtctttttttagcATGCTCCACTTTCCAGAAAATGTTTCCCCAaaaggctgtttggagattttgccttcatgacatcacaaaggccAGTAACCCCTACCCCCGGGTTTGttacactcccacagctaggtgtttgttctgccctctgactCTGCCTTCTCAATGTTAACATTGGGCGTAATGCAAGAAAGCCTAAGCCACATCacccttccagaggggcgtggtcagacacagttcatttgcatttaaagctacagacacagaaacagcctgttctgagcagggctgaaatagaggggtttgtaGGCATGaccaaatacaggatcagaggaCTTTTTAGCAAGAAATTTAACATACATCTGAGAGCTGTGTaaactgtttgaaaataaatataatatgtgacctttaaggaaaATAATGTGTGTAACAGTCATTAAGTGTTGCAATGTTAGCTAAGCGGCTAAGCTTACTAAGCTTTATGTATTAGGGCCATGTGTTGAAACCATTAATGtctgttcttgtgttttcttgcaTATAATTTAAAGAGtagcattttaaacatgaaaaacatgatGATTGTATTACAGGTATGTATATCTTATGTCAGTGGTTTTTGATTGAACTAAACTGATACACAATGGGACAACAGTTCTCCTAGTAAAACATTGAGGCAAAGAGCTGGTCACAAAGTGTGTAACAACCATGTGCTGCTGTATGTGTTTACTTTTGCACAGCAGAgaagaaactcattgagatatgtatattttataaaatgtgttattcTGTGTGTAGATGGAGAACAGTCAAACCAGAGAATTACCTGGAAATAAAGCTGCAATTATGCTGTATTTGAAAAAACTTTAATGACAAAAATTGCAACAATAGAGCAACATTTACCAGTTTCTGATGACAAGATGCAGACATAACACAGTGCAGAGTTCAGTTTATATCACTTTAATGTTTCAAATATTTCACATGAAAAGCTGAGTTTTCCTTCAATACATTTGTTTGACATGAATAATAGTGGAGTGTTAAGCAGCAACAAGGTGGCATCATTGAGGATTCACCTGTTTACAGGACGTAAGTCTGTTAGTGTTAGCTAACTGAAAGGAGTGTATGTTTGTGATTCTGGCCTGGTGGGTGTGATCCCAAGTGACTTCGGTTAACTTTATAAACATCAGTGCAAAAAAACTTTTCTGCCATGTAAGAGATAATGGAGTTACTTCTGAACTGTGTAGGAACTcatatttttactcatattgtgtgttggataacctgctgctgtagtttactcatattgtgtgttggataacctcctactgtaacgccacaatttcccagtttggaaTCAacaaagtaattctattctattctattctattctattctaacctttgtaaacatcttttttcttttttttaattaatttgaaaaGCAATAATAAGTGCTCATCATAAGAcaatcttttcatttatttagtaGGTGaagtcaaaatataaataaagctagGGATTCATTTAGAATTCAGTTTTCGCAGCTTCCACAGACCTTTTCGtttttctgaaaaacaaaaaaaataaatcaggaggACTAAAACTTAACTTTGATACATTT from Labrus bergylta chromosome 17, fLabBer1.1, whole genome shotgun sequence encodes the following:
- the taok3b gene encoding serine/threonine-protein kinase TAO3, which translates into the protein MSGYKRMRRQHQKQLIALENRLKAEMDEHRLRLQKELETHANNTYIELERLAKRHAAQTDKEMKSVAAEERRIQQQIVAQQKRELTSFLEDQKKEYRICKDKIKDEMSEDPCTPKEEKQERLSRHKETIQRSQAEEEAHLLAQQRLVYDRSCRALKRRSLIRRHEFEQEQLREELNKKRTQKEMEHALMIRQDESTQDMERRQLQMLQKLRIELMRLQHQTELENQEEYNGRRQRELHRKHTLEQRQQPRNLKALEMQIKKQFQDTCKVQNKQYKALRNHQLEVSPKGDHKNILKSLKEEQTRKLAILAEQYEQSINEMMASQAMRLDAEQETECQALKQQLKQEMELLDAYQRKTQSQMETQHEREQQKLEQKVSIRRAHLEQKIEEELAALQKERTEKIKHLLERQDREMNNFDSESRSLGFGSLGSLDFPKEDNR
- the LOC110001827 gene encoding heat shock protein beta-1, yielding MGDQNKELSRPIFRRDVRWDPFPNWTQPNLIFAQDFGLPPFLDSSDLDWLNWAKRRMASFSWPGYTQTPLLPPFCGQRPAPVNEKGVRQLTGGVSEIQTGQDSWRIKLDVNHFSPEEITISTKEGYLQISGNHEEKQDEHGSVSRCFTRKYKLPQGVDLQHISSSLSGDGVLSVEAPTPGTSLSETTNEIVIPVQIRQTQDGEE